From Chaetodon auriga isolate fChaAug3 chromosome 10, fChaAug3.hap1, whole genome shotgun sequence, a single genomic window includes:
- the pan2 gene encoding PAN2-PAN3 deadenylation complex catalytic subunit PAN2 isoform X3 — MMNFDGLDAGMGEYPPSLHGTLDAGMEPSMDPHLNPNLLQGVELDPDGLAVPVPEPVHLMEGMFSELHNAVSEVGIPVTATHFDLQEEMLWTGNHRGHVTSFFGPTMGRHSSFQVHAADDIRHIQSLETGVLFLSKCNLKCHTRGGLVMFDYPMEEGADMHSLLMTDNNTLLMGGLQNYVIEVDLNTVQETQKFTVEVPGVAIMRQTSRFFFCGHTSGKVTLRDLRTFKTEHEFDAFSGSLSDFDVHGNLLAACGFSSRGLNGLACDRFLMVYDLRMMRAVTPLQVHVDPLFLRFIPTYTSRLAIISQTGQCQFCEPTGLANMADIFHVNTVGQLLMSFDVSSSKQALAFGDSGGCVHLWSDAPEVSFNDYSRETDFALPCLVDTLPQLDWNHDLLPLSLIPMPLTSAEQLLSDWPAALATPSPRRAPPADPEILRTMKTVGFIGYAANPRTRPRNQVPYKIKDVELDYDNYNQVPESPIGRDEEPHLYMVPKKYRKVTIKYSKLGLEDFDFKHYNRTLFAGLEPHIPNAYCNCMIQVLYFVEPIRCLVQNHLCQKEFCLACELGFLFHMLDLSRGDPCQASNFLRAFRTIPEASALGLILADSDEQTGKARLGRLIQSWNRFILTQLHQETQEQEGPQAYRGASSSSLGSSGESVIGKLFGCEVENSSLCRCGKETVRSSLTLLFTMHYPEQNSQEKTIKEYDFAEILKKSICLEQSTQAWCENCEKYQPTVQTRNIRCLPDVLVINCEVNSAKEAEFWKVQAEYAFNKAKQKEAMEPTKPKEPPPMPTEWCLDGEEVCSMEGFTFDTRAEDLRHVWIPLTLKMSISKSQGLEVSTWPEGEELSAAEEAEGASLYDLVVTVPHILDARTGGNLVAHIKVGETYHQRKEGVTHQQWYLFNDFLIEPIDKAEAAQFDVSWKVPAILYYAKRNYHTKYDLRIKNPIDASVLLTEASLARKQRKSHATFIPLMVSEMPQAGDLVGLDAEFVTLNQAKAELRSDGTKSTIKPSQMSVARITCVRGQGPNEGVPFIDDYISTQEQVVDYLTQYSGIKPGDLDAKISSKHLTTLKSTYLKLRFLIDTGVRFVGHGLQKDFRVINLLVLKDQVIDTVYLFHLPRKRMISLRFLAWYFLDLNIQGETHDSIEDARTALQLYRKYLELSRGGGTDEVRKVLKGLYEKGRQLDWKVPESDTGDGQGAAVFPSVMGL; from the exons ATGATGAACTTTGACGGCCTCGACGCTGGGATGGGTGAGTACCCACCCAGCCTTCACGGGACTCTGGACGCGGGGATGGAGCCCTCCATGGACCCACACCTTAACCCCAATTTACTGCAGGGTGTGGAGCTCGACCCGGACGGTCTGGCCGTGCCTGTCCCCGAGCCTGTGCACCTCATGGAGGGGATGTTTTCCGAGCTACACAATGCAGTTTCAGAAGTTGGCATCCCAGTCACTGCAACACATTTTGATCTCCAGGAGGAAATGCTCTGGACGGGAAACCACAGA GGCCATGTGACCTCGTTCTTTGGACCTACAATGGGCCGTCATTCTTCTTTCCAAGTGCATGCAGCAGATGACATCCGACACATTCAGAGTTTGGAAACGGGCGTCCTGTTCCTCTCCAAGTGCAACCTCAAATGCCACACTCGTGGGGGTCTTGTTATGTTTGATTATCC gatggaggaaggagcTGACATGCATAGTCTCCTCATGACTGATAACAACACCTTGCTTATGGGTGGATTACAAAACTATGTGATTGAAGTTGACTTGAATACTGTTCAAGAAACTCAAAAG TTCACTGTTGAAGTACCCGGAGTGGCAATAATGCGCCAAACCAgtcgtttcttcttctgtgggcACACATCCGGGAAG GTTACCCTTCGGGACTTGCGTACCTTCAAGACGGAGCATGAGTTTGACGCGTTCTCTGGCAGCCTGTCAGACTTCGATGTTCACGGAAACCTTTTGGCTGCGTGCGGGTTCTCCAGCCGAGGTTTGAACGGGTTGGCGTGTGACCGTTTCCTCATGGTGTATGACCTCCGTATGATGCGAGCTGTAACACCACTTCAGGTGCACGTGGACCCCCTCTTCTTGCGCTTCATTCCTACCTACACGTCACGCCTGGCGATCATCTCACAGACAG gtCAGTGCCAGTTCTGTGAGCCCACTGGCCTCGCCAACATGGCGGACATTTTTCACGTCAACACCGTGGGCCAGTTGCTCATGAGTTTTGACGTATCGTCCAGCAAACAAGCTCTGGCCTTCGGGGACTCTGGGGGATGTGTGCACCTTTGGTCCGATGCTCCAGAGGTCTCATTTAACGACTACTCCCGGGAGACAGACTTTGCCCTGCCTTGCCTTGTGGACACGCTGCCTCAGCTGGACTGGAACCACGACCTGCTGCCCCTCTCACTTATCCCCATGCCGCTAACCAGcgcagagcagctgctgtcggACTGGCCCGCTGCACTGGCTACGCCCAGCCCCAG GcgagctcctcctgcagaccCAGAAATCCTGCGCACTATGAAAACCGTTGGGTTCATCGGTTACGCAGCAAATCCTCGTACGCGCCCTCGGAACCAG GTTCCTTACAAAATTAAAGACGTGGAGCTCGATTATGATAATTACAACCAAGTCCCCGAATCACCAATTGGGCGTGATGAAGAGCCACACCTCTACATGGTTCCCAAAAAGTACAGAAAG GTCACAATTAAATACTCAAAGCTTGGACTGGAGGACTTTGACTTCAAACATTACAACAGAACCTTGTTTGCTGGCCTGGAGCCTCACATCCCTAATGCCTACTGTAACTGCATGATCCAG GTGTTATACTTCGTGGAGCCAATCCGGTGTCTAGTGCAGAATCATTTGTGCCAGAAGGAGTTTTGTTTGGCCTGTGAGCTCGGCTTCCTCTTCCACATGCTGGATTTGTCACGAGGGGATCCATGTCAG GCCAGTAACTTCCTCCGAGCGTTTCGTACCATCCCTGAAGCCTCCGCGCTGGGTCTGATCCTCGCAGACTCAGACGAGCAGACAGGGAAGGCCAGACTCGGCCGCTTAATCCAGAGCTGGAACCGCTTCATCCTCACCCAGCTCCACCAGGAGACACAGGAGCAGGAGGGCCCGCAGGCCTACAGGGgagccagcagcag TTCTCTGGGCTCCTCTGGTGAGTCCGTCATCGGAAAACTGTTCGGATGTGAAGTTGAGAACAGCAGCCTGTGTCGCTGCGGCAAGGAGACGGTCCGCTCCTCCCTCACGCTGCTCTTCACCATGCATTATCCCGAACAGAACTCTCAAG AAAAAACCATAAAGGAATATGACTTTGCTGAGATCTTGAAGAAGAGCATCTGTCTGGAGCAGAGCACTCAGGCGTGGTGTGAAAACTGTGAGAAGTATCAACCCACA GTGCAGACGCGCAACATTCGATGTCTACCGGATGTTCTGGTCATCAACTGTGAGGTGAACAGTGCTAAAGAGGCTGAATTCTGGAAGGTTCAGGCAGAG TACGCCTTCAATAAGGCCAAGCAGAAAGAGGCGATGGAACCTACAAAACCCAAAGAACCCCCACCCATGCCCACCGAGTGGTGCTTGGA CGGGGAGGAGGTGTGCAGCATGGAGGGCTTCACCTTTGACACGCGGGCGGAGGATCTGCGACACGTCTGGATTCCTCTCACTCTCAAAATGTCCATCAGCAAAAGTCAGGGGCTGGAGGTCAGCACCTGGcctgaaggagaggag TTGAGTGCTGCCGAAGAGGCGGAGGGCGCTTCTCTCTACGACTTGGTGGTCACGGTGCCTCACATCCTGGACGCTCGCACTGGTGGAAACCTGGTTGCACACATCAAAGTGGGAGAGACCTACCATCAAAGAAAAGAG GGAGTCACGCACCAGCAGTGGTACCTCTTCAATGATTTCCTAATTGAACCAATTGACAAG GCCGAAGCTGCTCAGTTTGATGTGAGCTGGAAAGTGCCGGCCATTCTCTATTACGCCAAGAGGAACTACCACACCAAATACGACCTGCGCA TTAAAAATCCCATTGATGCCAGTGTGCTGCTGACCGAGGCCTCGCTGGCTcggaagcagaggaagagtcaCGCCACCTTCATCCCCCTCATGGTCAGCGAGATGCCGCAGGCTGGTGACTTGGTGGGGCTGGACGCCGAGTTTGTCACACTCAACCAGGCGA AGGCAGAACTTCGCAGCGACGGCACCAAGTCGACCATCAAGCCCAGCCAGATGTCTGTGGCCAGGATCACCTGTGTGAGGGGTCAGGGCCCCAACGAGGGGGTGCCCTTCATCGATGACTACATCTCTACGCAGGAGCAG GTCGTCGACTATCTGACGCAGTATTCTGGCATCAAACCGGGAGACCTGGATGCAAAGATTTCTTCAAAGCATTTGACCACACTGAAGTCCACGTACTTGAAGCTGCGCTTCCTCATCGACACAGGAGTTCGCTTCGTCGGCCACGGCTTGCAGAAGGACTTTCGCGTTATTAATTTACTG GTTCTGAAAGACCAAGTCATCGACACCGTCTACCTGTTTCATTTACCCCGCAAGAGGATGATTTCTCTCAGGTTTCTCGCCTGGTATTTTCTAG ACCTCAACATCCAGGGGGAAACCCACGACAGCATAGAGGACGCCCGCACCGCTCTGCAGCTGTACAGGAAGTACCTGGAGCTGAGCCGCGGAGGTGGGACCGATGAAGTGAGGAAGGTCCTGAAGGGACTCTACGAAAAAGGCCGCCAGCTGGACTGGAAAGTCCCAGAATCAGACACAGGAGATGGTCAAG gtgctgctgtgtttccctCTGTGATGGGCCTGTGA